CCGATGGTCAGGAAGCTCCCCCGCCACTGGTTCAGATTATCAGCGGAACGTCCAAGCCGGCCGACGCATTCGTCGCGATTTATTATAACGACCTGTGGTTCTGGATCGACAACCGCGATCTTCGCTCGAAGGGAACCATCACATTCCTCCTCATCCTGATGACACTGGCCGAGACCGGCGAGAAGGCCCCGTCCCAGCTCCTCACGATCCAGGCCAATTGACCCGTGGCCAGACAGCCAAGCACATTGCTAAGCATGCTCCGGAGTGCGAAGCCATAATAGGAAAGAGGGAGGGCTCCGCTCATGCCTACATCTGTCAACACTCAAGACTTAACGCGAACCATTTTCGCGGTGTTGTTCATCGGCGGGCTCATCGCCGGTTCGCTCTGGATCCTGTGGCCCTTCCTGCCCGCCGTCATCTGGGCCACCATGATTGTCGTCGCAAGCTGGCCGATGCTTTTGCGTATTCAAGGATGGTTGTGGGGACGGCGCTCGCTCGCGGTCGTGGTGATGACCTGTGTCCTTCTCCTCGTGCTCGTCGTGCCGCTGTCGTTGGCGATCGGAACGATTGTCTCCAATGCCCACGTCATCACCGGCTGGGCCGGTGCTCTGACCTCACTTCAGCTACCGCAACCTCCGGACTGGCTCCAGACGATTCCGCTCGTCGGCAAGCGAGCGGCACAAGCCTGGAGTGACCTGGTTGTTCTGGGCAAGGAGGATCTGGCGAAGAAGCTCGCTCCCTATGCCGGGGCAGTCGTTGGCTGGTTCGTTGCGCAGATCGGCAGCTTCGGCATGATGGCTCTCCAGTTCCTGCTCACTGTGGTCGTCTCTGCCATTCTCTTTTCGACCGGTGAAGCGGCGGCAGAAGGAATTCGCCGCTTCGGCTTGCGGCTGGCCGGAGCGCAGGGCGAAAGTACGGTCATTCTTGCCGGGAAAGCAATCCGTGGCGTCGCGCTCGGGGTCGTCGTGACTGCATTCGTCCAGGCTATTTTGAGCGGCATCGGTCTCGCGGTCGCCGGCGTGCCCTTCGCGACGATCCTGACCGCCATCATCTTCATGCTCGCGGTGGCTCAGGTCGGCGCAGGACTGGTCATGCTCGTCGCGATTGTCTGGCTGTTCTGGGTGGGATCCATCGGTTGGGGCGTAATGCTATTCCTGTGGACCATCATAACCGGCCCTGTTTTACACAATACCTTGCGTCCGATCCTGATCAAGAAAGGCGCAGACCTACCGCTGCTCCTGGTTCTGGCAGGGGTGATCGGCGGGCTGATCGCCTTCGGTCTCGTCGGGATTTTCATCGGGCCGATGGTGCTGGCCGTCTCGTACCGGCTTCTTGAGGCATGGGTGAGCGAAGAGCTGGCCGAGCGGCCCCCTACTGCGGAGAGCGCACACGGGGCTGGTTAAAGCCGGGTTGCTATGGAAATCGCCAACGGAATCAGGCTTGGATTTTGGCAACAGACGTAGAAATGAGGAGGCGCACATGTTGAAC
The nucleotide sequence above comes from Nitrospiraceae bacterium. Encoded proteins:
- the ydiK gene encoding AI-2E family transporter YdiK; protein product: MPTSVNTQDLTRTIFAVLFIGGLIAGSLWILWPFLPAVIWATMIVVASWPMLLRIQGWLWGRRSLAVVVMTCVLLLVLVVPLSLAIGTIVSNAHVITGWAGALTSLQLPQPPDWLQTIPLVGKRAAQAWSDLVVLGKEDLAKKLAPYAGAVVGWFVAQIGSFGMMALQFLLTVVVSAILFSTGEAAAEGIRRFGLRLAGAQGESTVILAGKAIRGVALGVVVTAFVQAILSGIGLAVAGVPFATILTAIIFMLAVAQVGAGLVMLVAIVWLFWVGSIGWGVMLFLWTIITGPVLHNTLRPILIKKGADLPLLLVLAGVIGGLIAFGLVGIFIGPMVLAVSYRLLEAWVSEELAERPPTAESAHGAG